The Mercurialis annua linkage group LG8, ddMerAnnu1.2, whole genome shotgun sequence genome window below encodes:
- the LOC126661374 gene encoding cytochrome P450 77A3-like: MVSAAASLACYYHLFLAILVFLISALVFVFSCNTKSKRINLPPGPPGWPIVGNLFQVARSGKHFFQFVQDLIPMYGPIFTLNMGTRTLIIITDAKLVHEAFVERGSVFATRPRENPTRSVFSCNKFTVNAAVYGPVWRSLRRNMVQNMLSSSRIKEFQSVRDSAMDKFIDRVRIEGEANDGAVWVLKNARFAVFCILLAMCFGLEMDEDTIIKMDQIMKSVLMALDPRIDDFLPILSPFFSKQRKRVSQVRKEQLDFMIPLIEKRRNDLQNLDSDPKSTPLSYLDTLFDLKIEGRKELSTPTDPELVTLCSEFLNGGTDTTATAVEWGIAQLIDNPHVQKKLYNEIKQTAGDRKVNEKDVEKMEYLQAVVKELLRKHPPTFFLLSHAVSEPTTLGGYDVPTDTNIEVFSPAIGEDPKIWSDPEKFDPDRFVSGTEEADITGVSGVKMTPFGVGRRICPGLGLATVHLHLMIARMVQEFEWSAYPSDSNVDFSGKFEFTVVMKSTLRAKIKPRD, from the coding sequence atgGTCTCCGCAGCAGCTTCTCTTGCCTGTTACTATCATCTCTTCTTAGCCATTCTTGTCTTCCTAATCTCAGCCCTCGTTTTTGTGTTCTCTTGCAATACAAAATCTAAGCGCATAAACCTTCCTCCAGGACCACCCGGTTGGCCTATAGTTGGCAATCTTTTTCAAGTTGCTCGCTCTGGGAAACATTTCTTTCAATTTGTACAAGATTTAATTCCCATGTATGGTCCCATTTTTACTCTCAACATGGGAACTAGAACGCTTATTATCATCACTGATGCTAAACTAGTCCATGAAGCTTTTGTTGAAAGGGGTTCGGTTTTCGCAACCCGGCCACGCGAAAACCCTACGAGATCTGTCTTCAGCTGCAACAAGTTCACTGTCAATGCGGCGGTTTATGGACCGGTGTGGCGGTCGCTGAGGCGAAACATGGTTCAGAATATGCTGAGTTCAAGCAGGATTAAGGAGTTTCAGAGTGTAAGAGATAGTGCAATGGATAAATTTATTGATAGGGTTAGAATTGAGGGTGAGGCTAATGATGGAGCTGTTTGGGTACTGAAAAACGCAAGATTTGCGGTTTTTTGTATACTTTTAGCTATGTGTTTCGGACTCGAAATGGATGAAGATACAATCATCAAAATGGATCAAATTATGAAATCAGTTTTGATGGCTCTTGATCCAAGAATTGATGATTTTCTTCCCATTTTAAGTCCTTTTTTCTCTAAGCAAAGAAAACGTGTGTCTCAAGTTAGAAAAGAACAGCTTGATTTCATGATTCCTTTGATCGAAAAGCGAAGAAACGATCTACAAAACCTAGATTCAGACCCCAAATCAACCCCGTTGTCATATCTCGATACTCTTTTCGACCTAAAAATCGAAGGGCGAAAAGAACTATCAACCCCGACAGATCCAGAGCTCGTTACCCTTTGCTCAGAGTTCCTCAATGGTGGCACCGACACGACTGCCACCGCAGTCGAATGGGGAATCGCACAACTCATCGACAATCCTCATGTTCAAAAAAAGCTGTACAATGAAATTAAACAAACAGCCGGTGATCGAAAGGTGAATGAGAAGGATGTAGAGAAGATGGAGTATTTACAAGCAGTAGTAAAAGAGTTGCTACGTAAACACCCACCGACTTTTTTTCTACTAAGCCATGCAGTTAGTGAGCCAACAACGTTAGGGGGGTACGATGTGCCAACCGATACAAATATAGAAGTTTTTTCTCCAGCTATAGGGGAGGATCCAAAAATTTGGTCTGACCCGGAAAAATTCGATCCAGATCGGTTTGTTTCCGGTACTGAGGAAGCGGATATAACCGGAGTTAGCGGAGTAAAAATGACACCGTTTGGTGTAGGAAGGAGAATTTGCCCTGGTTTAGGGTTAGCAACTGTGCATTTGCATCTAATGATTGCAAGAATGGTACAAGAATTTGAATGGAGTGCTTATCCATCCGATAGCAATGTTGATTTTAGTGGAAAATTTGAGTTTACTGTGGTTATGAAGAGTACCCTTAGGGCTAAGATTAAGCCTAGGGATTAA
- the LOC126661897 gene encoding uncharacterized protein LOC126661897 — MNFDEKWIRWISSFFNSAQLYVILNGSPTENFFMGKGIRHGDPISPMLFILAVESLKAIFTKAINLGLLSSVHIDGREEPILILHILSLVSTLTHPLSRAFGILGCKVEELPITYLGLLLSDRSVGIKLWDPIVANFSCQLLTWRGNLLSPAGRLTLIKSVLYSLPVYYLGSLRIPCSVDDSLKRIMRRFLWNDNVDTRGFSKVACVDVSVPLKDGCLNINPLRSRKICLLMKWMWKLIVSDRSYLWFVVVSTSSSLDSWFDIECLNDPLYTLFPSLFRLSRNKEDFFASVYDQKLQNFGNLCWNRTLQIEEQGQLARLESLLP, encoded by the exons ATGAACTTTGATGAGAAGTGGATTAGATGGATATCCTCCTTCTTTAATTCTGCCCAACTTTATGTTATTTTGAATGGTAGCCCTACAGAGAATTTTTTCATGGGGAAAGGGATTCGCCACGGTGACCCAATCTCTCCAATGCTGTTTATTTTGGCTGTGGAGAGCTTGAAAGCTATTTTCACAAAAGCGATTAACTTGGGCTTATTATCGAGTGTTCACATTGATGGTCGAGAGGAACCTATTCTTATTTTGCA TATTCTGTCATTGGTATCAACATTGACTCATCCTCTCTCTAGAGCTTTTGGCATTTTGGGTTGTAAAGTTGAAGAACTCCCGATTACATATTTGGGTCTTCTATTATCGGATAGGTCGGTTGGCATTAAACTGTGGGATCCAATCGTTGCCAATTTTTCTTGTCAGCTTTTAACATGGAGGGGAAATCTTTTATCTCCCGCTGGCAGGCTCACGCTTATTAAGTCTGTTCTCTATAGTCTTCCTGTCTATTATTTGGGTTCTTTGCGTATTCCGTGTTCTGTGGATGATTCTCTTAAGCGTATTATGAGAAGATTTCTCTGGAATGATAATGTTGACACCCGGGGATTCAGTAAAGTTGCTTGTGTTGATGTTTCTGTTCCTTTAAAAGATGGATGTCTTAATATTAATCCTTTGAGATCAAGGAAAATTTGCTTATTAATGAAATGGATGTGGAAATTGATAGTGTCTGATAGAAGCTATCTATGGTTTGTCGTTGTCTCGACTAGCTCTTCTTTAGATTCATGGTTTGATATTGA ATGTTTGAATGATCCTTTATACACGTTATTTCCTTCTCTTTTCCGCCTTAGCAGAAATAAAGAAGATTTCTTTGCTTCAGTTTATGACCAGAAGCTTCAAAATTTCGGAAATCTTTGTTGGAATAGAACACTTCAGATTGAAGAGCAGGGTCAACTCGCACGCCTGGAGAGTTTGCTTCCATAG